In Scyliorhinus torazame isolate Kashiwa2021f chromosome 19, sScyTor2.1, whole genome shotgun sequence, a single genomic region encodes these proteins:
- the adck2 gene encoding uncharacterized aarF domain-containing protein kinase 2, with protein MLLILLRLSSIFCFCNLNINLIGLHSSYRMAAFLFSCRISPAMFRPMLRATVLISGSPALKASFKLKNLPKLTLACLGLGASSVANSQKMVTVEAKVLHRPNSRVTRSFLKDLFWKLHFTVHVSVRAVILLLRFGPLLLLYPVCFTSSSLALFWCDLLLKSIKAAGPTFIKLGQWFSTRRDLFSAEFCDKMSRLHVHVTPHPWNYTEYSMKRAFGEGWKNIFQFENKEPIRSGSIAQVYRAYSDPKSINNSEFQKLAESFEKEDQFEAWEVFGLRGIFHHMFGEKQNYFPDQINEVGHHDPQNVSETAEALIGTPELEDGKATLHPESTAEQHSLIPVVIKVLHPGIAHQVNMDLLLMKAASWVLDLLPGLKWLHLTEVVGEFERLMTRLIDLRYEAKNTERFRENFQDVESVKFPIPLRPFVTRTILVETFEESEPISIYLTKDVPNTLKQRLARVGMEMLLKMVFVDSFIHGDLHPGNILIQGADQFNLQNDDRTTIVDLCDTLIVNVHPSQFPLKLLLLDAGIATELQPSDLHNFKAIFTAVIEGQGEQVAELVLTQARTSECRDIQLFKSEIEKLFSEAKMKTGSLGELHIASLLSQVLETLLAHKVKVRSNIASIIFAFMVLEGLSRSLNPRLDLLEVARPFLLKNTTGL; from the exons ATGCTGTtaatcctgctgagattgtccagtattttctgtttttgtaaccTCAATATAAATCTTATTGGGCTACATAGTTCTTATAGGATGGCAGCCTTTCTCTTTAGTTGTAGAATATCTCCAGCAATGTTCAGACCCATGTTGAGAGCCACTGTCTTGATATCAGGCAGTCCTGCATTGAAAGCATCTTTCAAGTTGAAGAATTTACCCAAGCTTACTCTTGCTTGCCTAGGTCTCGGAGCTTCATCAGTTGCAAACTCCCAGAAGATGGTCACTGTGGAGGCAAAAGTGCTACACCGGCCAAATTCAAGGGTTACACGCTCATTTTTGAAAGATCTGTTCTGGAAGCTCCATTtcactgtccatgtgtctgtccgaGCTGTGATCCTGCTGCTAAGATTTGGACCTTTGTTGCTGCTGTATCCAGTTTGTTTTACATCCTCCAGTTTGGCTTTGTTTTGGTGTGATCTGCTATTGAAATCCATAAAGGCTGCAGGCCCTACTTTTATTAAACTGGGCCAGTGGTTCAGCACTAGAAGAGACCTCTTCTCAGCAGAATTCTGTGATAAGATGTCCAGACTTCATGTCCATGTCACGCCACACCCTTGGAACTACACTGAATATAGTATGAAGAGGGCCTTTGGGGAAGGCTGGAAGAACATATTTCAGTTTGAAAATAAGGAACCCATCAGATCGGGTTCCATTGCTCAGGTCTATAGAGCTTACAGTGATCCAAAGAGCATCAATAATTCTGAATTTCAGAAACTTGCAGAAAGCTTTGAAAAAGAGGACCAATTTGAAGCCTGGGAGGTGTTTGGGCTTCGAGGGATATTTCATCATATGTTTGGTGAAAAACAGAATTATTTTCCGGATCAGATCAATGAAGTTGGCCATCATGATCCCCAAAATGTGTCTGAAACTGCGGAGGCGCTCATTGGAACACCAGAACTGGAGGATGGAAAGGCAACCCTTCACCCTGAATCAACagcagagcagcactctctcattcCAGTGGTTATCAAG GTGTTGCATCCTGGGATAGCACATCAAGTCAATATGGATCTGCTGCTGATGAAAGCAGCAAGCTGGGTTCTCGATCTTCTGCCGGGTTTGAAGTGGCTGCACTTGACTGAAGTAGTGGGAGAGTTTGAAAGGCTCATGACACGACTG ATTGACCTGAGATACGAGGCAAAGAATACGGAGAGGTTCCGAGAGAATTTTCAAGATGTGGAATCTGTCAAGTTTCCAATACCGCTCAGGCCATTTGTCACAAGAACAATTCTGGTTGAAACCTTTgag GAGAGTGAACCCATCTCCATCTACTTGACAAAGGATGTACCCAACACATTGAAACAGAGGTTGGCAAGAGTCGGGATGGAAATGCTGCTGAAGATG GTATTTGTGGATAGTTTTATTCATGGAGACCTTCACCCTGGAAATATCCTCATCCAGGGGGCTGATCAGTTCAACTTACAAAATGATGACAGGACAACCATTGTAGATTTATGTGATACACTCATTGTTAATGTGCATCCATCTCAATTTCCATTGAAGCTTCTTCTTCTGGATGCTGGCATTGCTACTGAGCTCCAGCCATCTGACTTGCATAATTTCAAGGCTATCTTCACTGCTGTAATTGAAGGGCAG GGTGAACAGGTTGCAGAATTAGTACTGACCCAGGCCAGAACCAGTGAATGCCGGGACATTCAACTGtttaaatctgaaatagaaaaGCTCTTCAGCGAAGCCAAGATGAAGACTGGTTCTCTGGGAGAG CTCCATATTGCAAGTTTACTGTCTCAGGTTTTGGAAACACTCCTTGCACACAAG GTCAAGGTGCGAAGTAACATTGCATCCATCATCTTTGCCTTTATGGTCTTGGAGGGCCTAAGTCGTTCTCTCAATCCCAGGTTGGACTTGCTGGAAGTGGCCAGACCTTTTCTACTGAAAAACACCACAGGTTTGTAG